A section of the Sceloporus undulatus isolate JIND9_A2432 ecotype Alabama chromosome 3, SceUnd_v1.1, whole genome shotgun sequence genome encodes:
- the MFSD13A gene encoding transmembrane protein 180 isoform X1 gives MGFRLLACLFNLPVAVVYGSLSLFISILHNVFLLYYVDTFVSVYKIDKLSFWIGETVFLIWNSLNDPLFGWLSDRAFLSTHQSGVEISNPEVVLKRLKALSHNGPLFAMSFLAFWIAWAHPGLQFLICLCLYDSFLTMVDLNQNALLADLALSAKDRTGLNFYSSLFSAIGSLSVFMSYAVWNKEDFFSFRIFCVVLAFCSAVGFTLATWLLRQRFQREGRVKWDENAALKELYVDHPSGHQDKRITLAEYLKQLSRHNNFLWFVSMNLIQVFHCHFNSNFFPLFLEHLLSDRISLSMGSFLLGVSYVAPHLNNLYFLSLCRRWGVYAVVRGLFFLKLLLSVIMLLAGPDWVYLLCFFIASNRVFTEGTCKLLNLVVTDLVDEDLVLNRRQQAASALLFGMVALVTKPGQTFAPLIGTWLLCAYTGYDIFQRDPLSNTVSAQPKLAANAAWELTLRQGCFYLLVFVPITCALLQLLIWSQFSLYGRRLQTVKFQRQTFTESHSQEIKTI, from the exons ATGGGTTTCAGGCTCTTAGCCTGTCTCTTCAACCTGCCTGTTGCAGTCGTCTATGGGTCCTTGtcactttttatttctattttgcacAATGTGTTTCTTCTCTACTATGTGGACACCTTTGTTTCTGTATACAAGATTGATAAACTTTCTTTTTGGATTGGAGAG ACAGTATTCTTGATCTGGAATAGCCTCAATGACCCTCTCTTTGGCTGGCTGAGTGACCGGGCTTTCCTCAGCACACATCA GTCTGGAGTAGAGATCTCTAATCCAGAAGTGGTCTTGAAAAGACTCAAGGCACTGAGCCACAATGGACCCCTCTTTGCCATGTCATTCCTGGCTTTCTGGATTGCGTGGGCCCACCCAGGCTTGCAGTTCCTCATCTGTCTGTGCCTGTATGACAGTTTCCTTACCATGGTGGATCTCAACCAGAATGCCTTGCTCGCTGACCTTGCTTTATCCGCGAAGGACAGGACTGGTCTCAATTTTTATTCTTCACTCTTCAGTGCCATTGGCTCCCTCTCTGTCTTCATGTCCTATGCTGTGTGGAACAAGGAAGACTTCTTCTCCTTTCGAATATTTTGTGTGGTGCTGGCCTTTTGCTCAGCAGTTGGATTTACCTTGGCCACATGGCTGCTGAGGCAAAGGTTTCAGAGAGAGGGACGAGTGAAGTGGGATGAAAATGCAGCTTTAAAAGA ACTGTATGTTGACCATCCCTCTGGACATCAAGACAAAAGGATCACTCTGGCTGAGTATCTCAAACAGCTATCCAGGCATAACAACTTTCTCTGGTTTGTCTCCATGAACCTTATACAG GTTTTTCACTGCCACTTTAACAGCAacttcttccctctcttcttgGAGCATCTGCTGTCTGATCGCATCTCACTCTCCATGGGATCATTTCTGCTTG GTGTTTCCTATGTTGCTCCTCATCTCAACAACCTCTACTTCCTTTCTCTTTGCCGGAGATGGGGAGTATACGCTGTGGTGCGAGGACTTTTCTTTCTGAAGCTGCTGCTTAGTGTGATTATGCTCCTTGCTGGACCAGATTGGGTTTATTTGCTCTGTTTCTTCATAGCCAG cAACCGTGTGTTCACTGAAGGCACGTGCAAGTTGCTGAACTTGGTGGTCACTGACCTGGTAGATGAAGACTTGGTACTGAATCGCAGGCAGCAGGCTGCCTCAGCCCTCTTGTTTGGCATGGTTGCCTTGGTAACAAAACCAGGCCAGACCTTTGCCCCCTTGATTGGCACCTGGCTGCTGTGTGCTTATACTG GTTATGACATCTTTCAGCGAGACCCCCTGAGCAACACAGTGAGTGCCCAACCTAAGCTGGCTGCCAATGCAGCCTGGGAGCTGACACTACGTCAAGGGTGCTTCTACCTCCTCGTTTTTGTTCCCATTACATGTGCTTTACTGCAGCTTCTCATCTGGTCACAGTTCAGCCTGTATGGCAGACGTCTCCAGACAGTGAAGTTTCAACGTCAGACCTTCACAGAAAGCCACTCCCAAGAGATCAAAACTATCTAG
- the MFSD13A gene encoding transmembrane protein 180 isoform X2 yields MGFRLLACLFNLPVAVVYGSLSLFISILHNVFLLYYVDTFVSVYKIDKLSFWIGETVFLIWNSLNDPLFGWLSDRAFLSTHHAIGSLSVFMSYAVWNKEDFFSFRIFCVVLAFCSAVGFTLATWLLRQRFQREGRVKWDENAALKELYVDHPSGHQDKRITLAEYLKQLSRHNNFLWFVSMNLIQVFHCHFNSNFFPLFLEHLLSDRISLSMGSFLLGVSYVAPHLNNLYFLSLCRRWGVYAVVRGLFFLKLLLSVIMLLAGPDWVYLLCFFIASNRVFTEGTCKLLNLVVTDLVDEDLVLNRRQQAASALLFGMVALVTKPGQTFAPLIGTWLLCAYTGYDIFQRDPLSNTVSAQPKLAANAAWELTLRQGCFYLLVFVPITCALLQLLIWSQFSLYGRRLQTVKFQRQTFTESHSQEIKTI; encoded by the exons ATGGGTTTCAGGCTCTTAGCCTGTCTCTTCAACCTGCCTGTTGCAGTCGTCTATGGGTCCTTGtcactttttatttctattttgcacAATGTGTTTCTTCTCTACTATGTGGACACCTTTGTTTCTGTATACAAGATTGATAAACTTTCTTTTTGGATTGGAGAG ACAGTATTCTTGATCTGGAATAGCCTCAATGACCCTCTCTTTGGCTGGCTGAGTGACCGGGCTTTCCTCAGCACACATCA TGCCATTGGCTCCCTCTCTGTCTTCATGTCCTATGCTGTGTGGAACAAGGAAGACTTCTTCTCCTTTCGAATATTTTGTGTGGTGCTGGCCTTTTGCTCAGCAGTTGGATTTACCTTGGCCACATGGCTGCTGAGGCAAAGGTTTCAGAGAGAGGGACGAGTGAAGTGGGATGAAAATGCAGCTTTAAAAGA ACTGTATGTTGACCATCCCTCTGGACATCAAGACAAAAGGATCACTCTGGCTGAGTATCTCAAACAGCTATCCAGGCATAACAACTTTCTCTGGTTTGTCTCCATGAACCTTATACAG GTTTTTCACTGCCACTTTAACAGCAacttcttccctctcttcttgGAGCATCTGCTGTCTGATCGCATCTCACTCTCCATGGGATCATTTCTGCTTG GTGTTTCCTATGTTGCTCCTCATCTCAACAACCTCTACTTCCTTTCTCTTTGCCGGAGATGGGGAGTATACGCTGTGGTGCGAGGACTTTTCTTTCTGAAGCTGCTGCTTAGTGTGATTATGCTCCTTGCTGGACCAGATTGGGTTTATTTGCTCTGTTTCTTCATAGCCAG cAACCGTGTGTTCACTGAAGGCACGTGCAAGTTGCTGAACTTGGTGGTCACTGACCTGGTAGATGAAGACTTGGTACTGAATCGCAGGCAGCAGGCTGCCTCAGCCCTCTTGTTTGGCATGGTTGCCTTGGTAACAAAACCAGGCCAGACCTTTGCCCCCTTGATTGGCACCTGGCTGCTGTGTGCTTATACTG GTTATGACATCTTTCAGCGAGACCCCCTGAGCAACACAGTGAGTGCCCAACCTAAGCTGGCTGCCAATGCAGCCTGGGAGCTGACACTACGTCAAGGGTGCTTCTACCTCCTCGTTTTTGTTCCCATTACATGTGCTTTACTGCAGCTTCTCATCTGGTCACAGTTCAGCCTGTATGGCAGACGTCTCCAGACAGTGAAGTTTCAACGTCAGACCTTCACAGAAAGCCACTCCCAAGAGATCAAAACTATCTAG